One genomic window of Novosphingobium aureum includes the following:
- the trpE gene encoding anthranilate synthase component I → MQRKGRETDREETLAKLSAGMPALAWRKLVADTETPVGAALKLFEDGRGDFILESVEGGDTRGRYSLIGLDPDLVFRAGAETCAINRRWKNDREAFEDLGHDSLGELRALVESCRIDVPEELPAALACVVGYFGYETIGLVEKLPRAPQSELDLPDMLFVRPSVLLVFDSLGDELFCIAPIWPEDGGLDPARALETAHDRIDETLRKLTAPVPATPLLADLPEPVQTAVMAPGEYEAMVDRAKQYIEAGDIFQVVLAQRFTCEFPLPPLALYRALRRVNPSPFLYFLDLPGFAVIGSSPEILVRVREGEVTIRPIAGTRPRGKTAQEDKANEISLLDDPKERAEHLMLLDLGRNDVGRVAAPGTVEVTDSYTIERYSHVMHIVSNVVGRLDTLTHDAIDAVFAGFPAGTVSGAPKVRACQIIAELEPETRGAYAGGVGYFSPDGSVDSCIVLRTGVLKDGVLHVQAGAGIVMDSDPTSEQNECLHKSGALFAAAREAIRVAGEPGFGQ, encoded by the coding sequence ATGCAGCGCAAGGGACGTGAGACCGACCGCGAGGAGACCCTCGCCAAGCTCTCGGCAGGCATGCCCGCCCTCGCCTGGCGCAAGCTGGTCGCCGATACCGAGACGCCGGTGGGCGCCGCGCTCAAGCTGTTCGAGGACGGGCGCGGGGACTTCATCCTCGAATCGGTCGAGGGCGGCGACACGCGCGGGCGCTACTCGCTGATCGGGCTCGACCCCGACCTCGTGTTCCGCGCCGGGGCCGAGACCTGCGCGATCAACCGTCGCTGGAAGAACGACCGCGAGGCCTTCGAGGACCTGGGCCACGACAGCCTCGGCGAGCTGCGCGCGCTCGTCGAATCGTGCCGCATCGACGTGCCCGAGGAACTGCCTGCAGCGCTCGCCTGCGTGGTCGGCTACTTCGGCTACGAGACCATCGGCCTCGTCGAGAAGCTGCCGCGCGCGCCGCAAAGCGAACTCGACCTGCCCGACATGCTCTTCGTGCGCCCCTCGGTGCTGCTGGTGTTCGACAGCCTCGGCGACGAGCTGTTCTGCATCGCGCCGATCTGGCCCGAGGACGGCGGTCTCGATCCCGCCCGCGCGCTCGAGACCGCTCACGATCGCATCGACGAGACGCTGCGCAAGCTCACCGCGCCGGTACCCGCGACCCCGCTCCTCGCCGACCTGCCCGAACCGGTCCAGACCGCGGTGATGGCGCCCGGCGAATACGAGGCCATGGTCGATCGCGCCAAGCAGTACATCGAGGCGGGCGACATCTTCCAGGTCGTGCTCGCCCAGCGCTTTACCTGCGAGTTCCCGCTGCCCCCGCTCGCGCTTTACCGCGCGCTGCGCCGCGTGAACCCCTCGCCCTTCCTCTATTTCCTCGACCTGCCCGGCTTCGCGGTGATCGGCTCGAGCCCCGAGATCCTGGTCCGCGTGCGCGAGGGCGAGGTCACCATCCGCCCGATCGCCGGGACGCGCCCGCGCGGCAAGACCGCGCAGGAGGACAAGGCCAACGAGATCAGCCTGCTCGACGATCCCAAGGAGCGCGCCGAGCATCTCATGCTGCTCGATCTCGGGCGCAACGACGTCGGCCGGGTTGCCGCGCCCGGCACCGTCGAGGTCACCGACAGCTACACCATCGAGCGCTACAGCCACGTCATGCACATCGTCTCGAACGTGGTCGGGCGGCTCGACACGCTGACGCACGACGCCATCGACGCGGTCTTCGCGGGCTTTCCGGCGGGCACCGTCTCGGGCGCCCCCAAGGTACGCGCCTGCCAGATCATCGCCGAGCTCGAACCCGAGACGCGCGGTGCCTATGCAGGCGGCGTCGGCTACTTCTCGCCCGACGGCTCGGTCGATTCGTGCATCGTGCTGCGCACCGGCGTGCTCAAGGACGGCGTGCTCCACGTCCAGGCGGGTGCCGGGATCGTGATGGACAGCGACCCTACCTCGGAACAGAACGAGTGCCTGCACAAGTCCGGCGCCCTCTTCGCCGCCGCGCGCGAGGCCATCCGCGTCGCCGGGGAACCGGGCTTCGGGCAGTGA
- a CDS encoding phosphodiester glycosidase family protein: MKAALRPGILPAAPLLALLASCSSDESAEAPPPPPCESAQFEDAVFTHCIAVPGRNSVHMVLGPKGGAPYRTMSELAVNRSPDKPAVAFAVNGGMFDASGQPIGYYVEEGERLHTLNTNEGPGNFHMKPNGVFYGDAGEHWHVRTSTEFAASVEERPDFGTQSGPMLVIDGQLHPQIAEDGASRKLRNGVGIDRTGAAHFVISDEPVSFGKLARYFRDGLKCDNALFLDGSVSSLWDPEHGRVDGGPPLGPLIVVEKRAKAAPRKEAP; encoded by the coding sequence GTGAAGGCAGCGCTGAGGCCAGGCATTCTCCCGGCAGCACCGCTCCTCGCCCTTCTTGCCTCCTGCTCGTCCGACGAGAGCGCCGAGGCCCCGCCCCCGCCGCCTTGCGAGAGCGCGCAGTTCGAGGACGCGGTCTTCACCCATTGCATCGCCGTGCCCGGGCGCAACTCGGTGCACATGGTGCTCGGCCCGAAGGGCGGTGCGCCCTATCGCACGATGAGCGAACTCGCGGTCAACCGCTCGCCCGACAAGCCCGCCGTGGCCTTCGCGGTCAACGGCGGCATGTTCGACGCATCCGGTCAGCCCATCGGCTACTACGTCGAGGAAGGCGAGCGGCTGCACACCCTCAACACCAACGAGGGCCCGGGCAACTTCCATATGAAGCCCAACGGCGTGTTCTACGGCGATGCGGGCGAACACTGGCACGTGCGCACCAGCACGGAATTCGCCGCCAGCGTCGAGGAGCGCCCCGACTTCGGCACCCAGTCGGGCCCGATGCTGGTGATCGACGGCCAGCTGCACCCGCAGATCGCCGAGGACGGCGCCTCGCGCAAGCTGCGCAACGGCGTGGGCATCGATCGCACGGGCGCCGCACACTTCGTCATCAGCGACGAGCCCGTCTCGTTCGGCAAGCTCGCGCGCTATTTCCGCGACGGTCTCAAGTGCGACAACGCGCTTTTCCTCGACGGCTCGGTCTCGAGCCTGTGGGACCCCGAACATGGCCGCGTCGACGGGGGACCGCCGCTCGGCCCCTTGATCGTCGTCGAGAAACGCGCGAAGGCGGCACCGCGAAAGGAAGCCCCATGA
- a CDS encoding anthranilate synthase component II gives MILVIDNYDSFTWNLVHYVMELGAEVKVVRNDKLTAEEALATGAKGFLVSPGPCTPTEAGVSLDLVGAAAESGIPLLGVCLGHQSIGQYFGGKVVRGGLMHGKTSTMTHDGTGVFAGLPSPFTATRYHSLIVEDIPACLHVNCRSEDGHVMGFAHESLPIHGVQFHPESIATEHGHAMLANFLRLCGIEPRMPERLVA, from the coding sequence ATGATCCTGGTCATCGACAACTACGACAGCTTCACCTGGAACCTCGTCCACTACGTGATGGAACTTGGCGCGGAGGTTAAGGTCGTTCGCAACGACAAGCTCACCGCCGAGGAGGCGCTGGCCACCGGCGCGAAGGGCTTCCTCGTATCGCCCGGCCCCTGCACCCCCACCGAGGCGGGCGTCAGCCTCGATCTCGTCGGCGCGGCGGCGGAAAGTGGCATCCCGCTGCTCGGCGTGTGCCTCGGGCACCAGTCGATCGGCCAGTACTTCGGCGGCAAGGTTGTGCGCGGCGGGCTGATGCACGGCAAGACCTCGACCATGACTCACGACGGCACCGGCGTCTTCGCAGGGCTCCCCTCGCCCTTCACCGCGACCCGCTACCACTCGCTGATCGTCGAGGACATCCCGGCCTGCCTGCACGTCAACTGCCGCTCCGAGGACGGCCACGTGATGGGCTTCGCGCACGAGAGCCTGCCGATCCACGGCGTGCAGTTCCACCCCGAATCCATCGCCACCGAGCACGGCCACGCGATGCTCGCGAACTTCCTGCGCCTGTGCGGGATCGAGCCCCGGATGCCCGAGAGGCTGGTCGCATGA
- a CDS encoding molybdopterin molybdotransferase MoeA, producing MAHPPLPPIPLEVAQSRLLALVEPLRVEHVDLEGALGRYLAQPLLARRTQPAADVSAMDGYAVASIPADPRWTVIGESAAGHPHTGTIGDGEAVRISTGALLPAGASAVVLQEDIAREGDAIHLEGSAPAPVSRHVRHCGMDFAEGTQVLPAGIAIGPAQIALAMTAGHKHLPVHRRPTVTIIDSGDELARDPEVCPLHQVPASNGLMLAAMMRGLTAETRRIGPVVDTMDALIGAFDAAGDAEVIVTSGGASVGDHDLVRPALEAWGAQLDFWRIAIKPGKPLLVATRRRANGRPQVIVGLPGNPASSMVTAFHFVLPLLRRLLGAAQPMATAITTRLGADVPATGARREFLRAHWDGESVSPVVLQDSGALAAMAASNALIDRPAHTPALAAGEPVSIYQLQNG from the coding sequence ATGGCGCATCCCCCGCTGCCGCCGATCCCGCTCGAAGTCGCGCAGTCGCGCCTGCTTGCGCTCGTCGAGCCGCTCCGCGTCGAACACGTCGATCTCGAAGGCGCACTCGGGCGCTATCTCGCCCAGCCCCTCCTCGCCCGCCGCACCCAGCCCGCCGCCGACGTCTCTGCCATGGACGGCTACGCCGTCGCCTCGATCCCCGCCGATCCGCGCTGGACGGTGATCGGGGAGAGCGCTGCCGGGCATCCCCATACCGGGACCATCGGCGATGGCGAGGCGGTGCGCATCTCGACCGGCGCGCTGCTTCCCGCAGGCGCCAGCGCGGTCGTCCTGCAAGAGGACATTGCGCGCGAGGGCGACGCAATCCACCTCGAAGGCAGTGCCCCTGCCCCGGTCTCGCGCCACGTGCGCCACTGCGGCATGGATTTCGCCGAAGGGACACAGGTTCTCCCTGCAGGCATCGCCATCGGACCTGCGCAGATCGCGCTCGCCATGACCGCGGGCCACAAGCACCTGCCCGTCCACCGTCGCCCGACGGTCACGATCATCGACAGCGGCGACGAACTCGCGCGCGATCCCGAGGTATGTCCGCTCCATCAGGTTCCCGCCAGCAACGGCCTGATGCTCGCCGCGATGATGCGCGGCCTTACCGCCGAGACGCGCCGCATCGGCCCCGTCGTCGACACCATGGACGCCCTTATCGGCGCATTCGACGCTGCGGGCGACGCCGAGGTCATCGTCACCAGTGGCGGCGCCTCGGTCGGCGACCACGATCTCGTGCGCCCGGCCCTGGAGGCCTGGGGCGCGCAGCTCGATTTCTGGCGCATCGCGATCAAGCCGGGCAAGCCGCTGCTCGTCGCCACGCGCCGCCGCGCCAATGGCAGGCCACAGGTCATCGTCGGGCTGCCGGGCAACCCGGCCTCGAGCATGGTCACCGCCTTCCATTTCGTTCTCCCGCTGCTGCGCCGCCTGCTGGGAGCCGCACAGCCGATGGCCACCGCGATCACTACGCGGCTCGGTGCCGACGTGCCCGCGACCGGCGCGCGGCGCGAGTTCCTGCGCGCACATTGGGACGGCGAGAGCGTGAGCCCGGTGGTACTGCAGGACAGCGGCGCTCTGGCTGCAATGGCTGCGAGCAATGCCCTGATCGACCGTCCAGCCCACACGCCTGCGCTGGCTGCCGGAGAACCGGTATCGATCTACCAGCTCCAAAATGGCTGA
- a CDS encoding peptidylprolyl isomerase gives MLTFFRSFIKSKVGAAVAIGVLVLIALAFASGDIAGIQGPGGITGGNAVASVDGEDIEATELSRSASSALTRVQQQNPNATMKQLIAQGGVENILEDLIGRTAFYAFGQKHAIVAGDRLVDSEIAQIPAFEGVDGKFDQDTFRQALAQQGLSEKALRADIAQGLVAQQLVTPAQMGAVMPRFMAKRYATLLNETRTGSVAALPSLLFAPEKEPDDKTIAAFYKANTDRFIRPERRVLRYATFSMDEMPAPAAPTDAEIAEQFKANAARYAAKDERKITQVIVPAEAEAKAIVAAVEGGKTLETAAKDKGLSAAQLEFFSRSDLATQFSKDVADAVFAAPVGKLATPRKSALGWHVIRVVEENKQAARQLADVREELVEEVAATKRRKAFAERLENIEDQFSGGTSLPEVAKALGLEVKTTAPITAGGQVYQKPDETIDAGLNPLLKTVFKMQQEQPQLAQMGQGEDFSANRPFVIYDVTEIQASAPAPLKEIEDDVKRAWVFDEGSKAAKAAAIKMQAAMAKGATLEKAMSEVGKRLPPVEQVGMSRATLTRALQSGRQVPPPVSLMFHMSEGSVKVQSAADERGWFVVQLKDIEPGKVESDEMVENARKELGGALGNAYAQALNDAIVKEATVKKNEAVIKSVRDQLAGAAPAGS, from the coding sequence ATGCTCACGTTCTTCAGATCCTTCATCAAGTCCAAGGTCGGCGCCGCGGTGGCGATCGGCGTTCTCGTGCTCATCGCCCTCGCCTTTGCGAGCGGCGACATCGCCGGCATCCAGGGCCCGGGCGGGATCACCGGAGGCAATGCGGTCGCCAGCGTCGATGGCGAGGACATCGAGGCCACCGAGCTCTCGCGCAGCGCCAGCTCGGCGCTGACCCGCGTGCAGCAGCAGAACCCGAACGCGACGATGAAGCAGCTGATCGCGCAGGGCGGTGTCGAGAACATTCTCGAGGACCTGATCGGGCGCACCGCGTTCTACGCCTTTGGCCAGAAGCACGCGATTGTGGCGGGCGATCGCCTCGTCGACAGCGAGATCGCGCAGATCCCGGCGTTCGAAGGCGTCGACGGCAAGTTCGACCAGGATACCTTCCGCCAGGCGCTCGCACAGCAGGGCCTCTCGGAGAAGGCGCTTCGTGCCGACATCGCGCAGGGCCTCGTCGCCCAGCAGCTCGTCACCCCGGCGCAGATGGGTGCGGTGATGCCGCGCTTCATGGCCAAGCGCTATGCCACACTGCTCAACGAGACCCGCACCGGTTCGGTCGCGGCGCTTCCCTCGCTGCTCTTCGCGCCCGAGAAGGAACCCGACGACAAGACCATCGCAGCCTTCTACAAGGCCAACACCGATCGCTTCATCCGCCCCGAGCGCCGCGTGCTGCGCTATGCGACGTTCTCGATGGACGAGATGCCCGCTCCCGCAGCCCCGACCGACGCCGAGATCGCCGAGCAGTTCAAGGCCAACGCGGCCCGTTACGCTGCCAAGGACGAACGCAAGATCACCCAGGTGATCGTCCCCGCCGAGGCCGAGGCTAAGGCCATCGTCGCCGCGGTCGAGGGCGGCAAGACCCTCGAGACCGCCGCAAAGGACAAGGGCCTGTCCGCCGCCCAGCTCGAGTTCTTCAGCCGCTCGGACCTCGCAACCCAGTTCTCCAAGGACGTCGCCGACGCCGTCTTCGCCGCTCCGGTCGGCAAGCTCGCCACCCCGCGCAAGTCGGCGCTCGGCTGGCACGTGATCCGCGTCGTCGAAGAGAACAAGCAGGCCGCGCGCCAGCTCGCGGACGTGCGTGAGGAGCTCGTCGAGGAAGTCGCCGCGACCAAGCGCCGCAAGGCCTTCGCCGAGCGCCTCGAAAACATCGAGGACCAGTTCTCGGGCGGCACCAGCCTGCCCGAGGTCGCCAAGGCACTGGGCCTCGAGGTCAAGACCACCGCGCCGATCACCGCTGGCGGGCAGGTCTACCAGAAGCCGGACGAGACCATCGACGCGGGGCTCAACCCGCTGCTCAAGACCGTGTTCAAGATGCAGCAGGAACAGCCGCAGCTCGCGCAGATGGGCCAGGGCGAGGACTTCTCGGCCAACCGCCCCTTCGTGATCTACGACGTCACCGAGATCCAGGCCTCGGCGCCCGCGCCGCTCAAGGAGATCGAAGACGACGTCAAGCGCGCCTGGGTCTTCGACGAGGGCTCGAAGGCCGCCAAGGCCGCCGCGATCAAGATGCAGGCGGCGATGGCCAAGGGCGCGACGCTCGAGAAGGCCATGTCCGAAGTCGGCAAGCGCCTGCCCCCGGTCGAGCAGGTCGGCATGTCGCGCGCGACGCTGACCCGCGCGCTGCAGTCGGGCCGCCAGGTCCCGCCGCCCGTCTCGCTCATGTTCCACATGTCCGAGGGCAGCGTGAAGGTGCAGTCGGCCGCCGACGAGCGCGGCTGGTTCGTGGTCCAGCTCAAGGACATCGAGCCCGGCAAGGTCGAATCCGACGAGATGGTCGAGAACGCCCGCAAGGAACTGGGCGGCGCGCTGGGCAATGCCTATGCGCAGGCGCTCAACGACGCGATCGTCAAGGAAGCCACGGTCAAGAAGAACGAGGCCGTGATCAAGTCGGTACGCGATCAGCTCGCGGGCGCCGCTCCCGCCGGCTCCTGA
- the trpC gene encoding indole-3-glycerol phosphate synthase TrpC: MSDKLTEICQTKRGEVDARKAATSLDALEARAAAQEAPRGFEAALRARAETGYALIAEIKKASPSKGLIRPDFRPADHAVAYEKGGAACLSILTDASYFQGHEDYLVAARAAVSLPVIRKDFMINPWQVAEARSIGADAILIIVAALDDTLMAELEAAAHQYGLDCLVEVHNELEMERASRLKSRLIGVNNRDLKRFVTDIGTTERLAPLAPEGTLLVSESGINSHADLERLAPCARTFLVGESLMRHADVEAATRRLLKGN, from the coding sequence ATGTCAGACAAGCTCACCGAAATCTGCCAGACCAAGCGCGGCGAAGTCGACGCCCGCAAGGCCGCGACCTCGCTCGACGCACTCGAGGCGCGCGCCGCCGCGCAGGAAGCCCCGCGCGGTTTCGAAGCGGCGCTGCGCGCGCGTGCTGAGACCGGCTATGCGCTCATTGCCGAGATCAAGAAGGCCTCGCCGTCGAAGGGCCTGATCCGTCCCGACTTCCGCCCCGCCGACCACGCCGTGGCCTACGAAAAGGGCGGCGCGGCCTGTCTCTCGATCCTGACCGACGCGTCCTACTTCCAAGGGCACGAGGACTATCTCGTCGCTGCCCGCGCCGCCGTTTCGCTGCCGGTGATCCGCAAGGACTTCATGATCAATCCCTGGCAGGTTGCCGAGGCCCGCTCGATCGGCGCCGATGCGATCCTGATCATCGTCGCCGCGCTCGACGACACGCTCATGGCCGAACTCGAGGCCGCTGCGCACCAGTACGGCCTCGACTGCCTCGTCGAAGTTCACAACGAGCTTGAGATGGAGCGAGCAAGTCGTTTGAAATCAAGGCTTATTGGCGTCAACAATCGCGACCTCAAGCGCTTTGTCACCGATATCGGCACGACCGAACGACTTGCACCGCTGGCCCCCGAAGGCACGCTGCTGGTGAGCGAGAGCGGGATCAACAGCCACGCCGATCTCGAACGCCTCGCCCCTTGCGCGCGCACCTTCCTCGTCGGCGAGAGCCTGATGCGCCACGCCGACGTCGAGGCGGCCACGCGCAGACTGCTAAAGGGGAACTAA
- the lexA gene encoding transcriptional repressor LexA has protein sequence MLTRKQHELLRFIQVRLDESGISPSFEEMKEALDLKSKSGVHRLISALEERGFIRRLPNRARALEVLRRADEGAASPADVAAKNAGDNVVSIDSARTPARPEPAAGVIELPLHGRIAAGVPIEALEGQSSLPVPAALLGTGEHYALEVSGDSMVDAGILDGDFALVKRTSSARDGEIVVALVRGEEATLKYLRRENGMVRLDPANAAYEPQIYGADEVEVQGKLAGLLRRYH, from the coding sequence ATGTTGACGCGCAAGCAGCATGAATTGCTCCGGTTCATCCAGGTAAGGCTGGACGAAAGCGGCATCTCGCCCAGTTTCGAGGAAATGAAGGAAGCGCTCGACCTCAAGTCGAAATCGGGCGTGCACCGCCTGATCTCGGCGCTCGAGGAACGCGGCTTCATCCGCCGCCTGCCTAATCGTGCCCGCGCGCTCGAGGTCCTGCGCCGCGCCGACGAAGGCGCTGCGAGCCCCGCCGATGTCGCGGCGAAGAATGCGGGCGACAACGTCGTGTCGATCGACAGCGCCCGTACCCCCGCCAGGCCCGAGCCGGCTGCGGGCGTGATCGAACTGCCGCTCCACGGACGCATTGCCGCAGGCGTTCCGATCGAGGCGCTCGAGGGCCAGTCCAGCCTGCCCGTCCCGGCAGCATTGCTCGGCACTGGCGAACATTACGCTCTTGAAGTTTCGGGCGATTCGATGGTCGATGCCGGCATCCTCGACGGAGATTTCGCGCTGGTGAAGCGCACCAGTTCGGCCCGGGATGGGGAAATCGTCGTCGCGCTCGTGCGCGGCGAAGAAGCCACGCTCAAGTACCTGCGCCGCGAGAACGGCATGGTCCGTCTCGATCCCGCCAATGCCGCTTACGAGCCGCAGATCTATGGTGCCGACGAGGTCGAGGTGCAGGGCAAGCTCGCCGGACTGCTGCGCCGCTATCACTGA
- a CDS encoding ComEC/Rec2 family competence protein — MAFGAGIAAWFALPSQVHWIGFCTGCIALSLGGRLFRRPCGEYHYTAQALFWIPLLLAAGCACVWLRSDFVGAAPLERPQYGVFKGRVLQVETQPAQGRSRLLVAIRNRDGRAFKVRLNLPSSVSPSRLRGEALEMSDRPELRGSLVRFRARLMPPAQPMVPGAYDFARTAWFAGLAASGTVIGDIEIVEPGLGTTWRLDGARAWLVAQVRGHLDPEEAGIGAALVAGERGGIAEGDVDAMRDSGLAHLLAISGLHVSAIIGCVYLLAMRGFALFPAVALRWRVPLVAAAVSALAGIAYTVLTGGQVPTIRACLAALLVLLAITMGREALSMRMIAVVAFAILLVWPETLMGPSFQMSFGAVLALVALVGSGPIRNFLTARDEGWVFKALRGLVLLALTGFVIELVLMPVGLFHFHRAGLYGMLANLIAIPLTTFVIMPALALALAADLFDLGAPFWWLAGTAIELLLSLAHWTASRPSAVITSLAMPGWNYALFVIGGGGWPCGAPECASSGSFRSLSQLVFPLCSNLRTL; from the coding sequence GTGGCCTTCGGCGCCGGGATCGCGGCGTGGTTTGCCCTGCCTTCGCAGGTGCACTGGATCGGTTTCTGCACGGGGTGCATCGCGTTGAGCCTGGGGGGCAGACTCTTTCGGCGCCCATGTGGTGAGTATCACTATACCGCGCAAGCCCTTTTTTGGATTCCTTTGCTGCTCGCAGCGGGTTGCGCCTGTGTCTGGCTGCGATCCGATTTCGTTGGCGCGGCACCTCTAGAGAGGCCGCAATACGGGGTATTCAAGGGACGTGTCCTTCAAGTCGAGACGCAGCCTGCGCAGGGCCGGTCCCGCCTCCTTGTCGCCATCCGAAATCGCGACGGAAGAGCCTTCAAGGTACGCCTCAACCTGCCGAGCTCCGTATCGCCATCGAGGTTGCGCGGCGAAGCTCTTGAGATGTCCGATAGACCTGAGCTGCGCGGCAGTCTCGTGCGTTTCAGGGCGCGCTTGATGCCGCCTGCGCAACCCATGGTTCCTGGCGCCTATGATTTCGCCCGAACCGCCTGGTTCGCAGGCCTCGCGGCCAGCGGAACGGTGATCGGCGATATCGAAATCGTCGAGCCGGGTCTCGGCACTACCTGGCGGCTCGATGGTGCGCGTGCGTGGCTAGTCGCCCAGGTCCGCGGCCATCTTGACCCGGAGGAAGCAGGCATAGGCGCTGCGCTGGTGGCGGGAGAGCGCGGCGGGATCGCTGAAGGTGATGTCGATGCGATGCGCGATTCGGGTTTGGCTCATCTCTTGGCGATCAGCGGGCTGCACGTCTCCGCGATCATCGGCTGTGTCTACTTGCTCGCGATGCGCGGCTTCGCCTTGTTTCCTGCAGTTGCCTTGCGTTGGCGGGTGCCGCTCGTGGCGGCGGCAGTGTCAGCGCTGGCGGGGATTGCTTATACCGTTCTGACAGGAGGGCAGGTGCCTACCATCAGGGCCTGCCTAGCGGCGTTGCTGGTCCTTCTGGCGATCACGATGGGCCGTGAGGCGCTGTCGATGCGCATGATCGCTGTCGTGGCCTTTGCGATCCTGCTGGTGTGGCCCGAGACGCTGATGGGGCCCAGTTTCCAGATGAGCTTCGGTGCGGTGCTCGCTCTCGTCGCGCTCGTCGGCTCGGGGCCGATCCGCAATTTCCTCACGGCGCGAGACGAAGGTTGGGTGTTCAAAGCGTTGAGGGGACTCGTTCTTCTCGCGCTGACCGGCTTCGTAATCGAGCTGGTGCTGATGCCGGTCGGGCTGTTCCACTTTCATCGTGCTGGACTGTACGGGATGCTTGCCAATCTCATCGCGATCCCGCTCACGACATTCGTGATCATGCCGGCGTTGGCGCTGGCACTCGCGGCTGACCTTTTCGATCTCGGTGCGCCGTTCTGGTGGCTTGCTGGTACTGCGATCGAGCTCCTGCTTTCGCTTGCGCACTGGACGGCCTCCCGGCCTTCGGCAGTCATCACCAGTCTGGCGATGCCAGGCTGGAACTATGCTTTGTTCGTGATCGGGGGGGGTGGGTGGCCTTGTGGAGCTCCAGAGTGCGCTTCCTCGGGCTCGTTCCGATCGTTGTCGCAGCTTGTGTTTCCTCTATGCTCGAACCTGCGGACCTTATGA
- the trpD gene encoding anthranilate phosphoribosyltransferase, whose protein sequence is MSTAALLPDPLGTIAEDEAEAAFGAILDGKIDDETVKTFLVALSERGETASEIAGAARAMRARMIPVEAPANAIDVCGTGGDGHHTLNVSTAVSLVVAACDVPVAKHGNRAASSKAGAADTLEALGLDLDRAALTAETTLREIGIGFLFAAKHHPAMGRIMPIRKAIARRTIFNLMGPLANPANVTRQLVGIARPAYVPIYAEALARLGTDHAMVISGDEGLDELSLAGGNEVAEVRGTSVAMKRISAAELGLASAPVEAIRGGDPEYNAQALRRLLQGEEGPYRDAVLLNAAAALMVAGEATSWSEGLEEAAEAIDKGLANALLNCWIAATKA, encoded by the coding sequence ATGAGCACAGCCGCGCTGCTCCCCGATCCGCTCGGCACGATCGCCGAGGACGAGGCCGAAGCCGCCTTCGGTGCGATCCTCGACGGCAAGATCGACGACGAGACGGTAAAGACCTTCCTCGTCGCGCTCTCCGAACGCGGCGAGACTGCCAGCGAGATTGCCGGTGCGGCCCGCGCGATGCGCGCGCGCATGATCCCGGTCGAAGCCCCCGCCAACGCCATCGACGTATGCGGTACCGGCGGCGACGGGCACCACACGCTCAACGTCTCGACCGCGGTCAGCCTCGTCGTCGCGGCCTGCGACGTCCCGGTCGCCAAGCACGGCAACCGCGCCGCCAGCTCCAAGGCAGGCGCCGCCGACACGCTCGAGGCGCTCGGCCTCGATCTCGACCGCGCCGCCCTGACCGCCGAGACGACCCTGCGCGAGATCGGCATCGGCTTCCTCTTTGCCGCCAAGCACCACCCGGCGATGGGCCGGATCATGCCGATCCGCAAGGCTATCGCCCGGCGCACGATCTTCAACCTGATGGGCCCGCTGGCGAACCCCGCCAATGTCACGCGCCAGCTCGTCGGCATCGCACGGCCCGCCTACGTGCCGATCTATGCCGAGGCTCTCGCCCGGCTCGGCACCGATCACGCGATGGTGATTTCGGGCGACGAGGGGCTCGACGAGCTCAGCCTTGCCGGCGGCAACGAAGTCGCCGAAGTGCGCGGGACCTCGGTCGCCATGAAGCGCATCTCGGCAGCCGAACTGGGCCTAGCCAGCGCTCCGGTCGAGGCGATCCGCGGCGGCGACCCCGAATACAACGCGCAAGCCCTTCGCCGCCTGCTCCAGGGCGAGGAAGGCCCTTACCGCGATGCGGTGCTGCTCAACGCCGCCGCCGCACTGATGGTCGCCGGTGAGGCCACAAGCTGGTCCGAAGGGCTCGAGGAGGCCGCCGAGGCCATCGACAAGGGTCTCGCCAATGCCCTGCTCAACTGCTGGATCGCGGCCACCAAGGCCTGA
- the moaC gene encoding cyclic pyranopterin monophosphate synthase MoaC, with protein MTGSLSHIDAEGTARMVDVGAKPDTRRVAVASGVITMSDEALAAVRAGNAPKGDVLGTARIAGIMAAKKTGDLVPMCHPLALDAVNIDFSFEDEGEFAGSIRATATASITGKTGIEMEAITAVSIALVTIYDMAKALDKGMVISGIRLIEKLGGKSGHWKAQGWI; from the coding sequence ATGACCGGATCGCTCAGCCATATCGATGCCGAGGGCACCGCGCGCATGGTCGATGTCGGCGCCAAGCCCGATACCCGCCGCGTCGCGGTCGCCTCGGGCGTGATAACGATGTCCGACGAGGCGCTGGCCGCGGTACGCGCGGGCAATGCGCCCAAGGGCGACGTGCTGGGCACCGCCCGCATCGCCGGGATCATGGCCGCCAAGAAAACCGGCGACCTCGTGCCGATGTGCCATCCGCTCGCGCTCGATGCGGTCAACATCGACTTCAGCTTCGAGGACGAGGGCGAATTCGCTGGCTCGATCCGCGCCACCGCGACCGCCTCGATCACCGGGAAGACCGGCATCGAGATGGAGGCGATCACCGCGGTCTCGATCGCGCTGGTGACGATCTACGACATGGCCAAGGCGCTCGACAAGGGCATGGTCATCTCGGGCATCCGGCTCATCGAGAAGCTGGGCGGCAAGTCCGGCCACTGGAAGGCGCAAGGGTGGATCTGA